The Panacibacter microcysteis DNA window CCGTCTTTTTGCAAAAGCGAAAAGTATGGCTGCTACTTTCAGGTGTTGCCATTTTCATTGCAGCTCACCTGTTGCTGATGTTACTCTATTATTTTTTCAGGCAGGTACAAACAGACGAAAGCCAGTCAGATTATTTTATATACGCAACGTCCACCTTTCTCCGGGAAAGTTTGTGGATCATCATCAATCTTGCGTTGGCAGCGGGCATCTTTTTACTGAGAAAAACCATGACTGAAAAAGATGTGGCAGCGGCATTGCGCAAAGAGAATAATTTCTACAAGCTTCGTTATTTACGTGCACAGTTAAACCCACATTTTTTATTCAATGCGCTCAACAGCATTTACTCTTTAAGTCTTCAAAAGTCAGATAATGCACCGGGCGCCGTTATTCGGCTGGCAGATGTAATGCGCTACCTTATTTATGAGTGCAACGAAGAGCACATACCGCTTTCCAAAGAAATTGACTTTATCAAAAATTACATAGAGATTGAAAAGATCCGTTTCAATGCCGATGTAAAGTTTACTGTAGAAGGTGGAACGGAAGGCATTCTGATAGAACCTTTTCTGTTTATCTCCTTTATTGAAAACGGTTTCAAGCATGCTATGAACAACCCGGAAATAAAACCCTTCATTTACATCACCATTAAAGTGCGCGAAGAAGAAATTGTTTTAAACGTTATCAATAATACAGACATTGACCTTGAAACGCAGGCCAAGCGCATAAATGGCAAAGGCATTTCGGGCAGCAAAAGTTTGCTTGAGTTACTATACCCGTCTGCCTATAAGCTGAATATTATTCAAACAAACAAAGACGAACGGCAGGAGAGTAAAGTGCGTTTAAAAAATGCAAAGGAAAGACTGGAGAGTTTTTATCCAGATGCTCATACGCTGGATGTAATTTTAAAAAACAATGTTTTTACCGTTTCACTCATTATAAAAAGAAAAGCAGCTTGATCAGGTGTATAATAGTAGAAGACGAAGTGCTGGCGCAGCAGGTTATACAAAGCCACCTGCAAAAGGTTGAAAGGTTTCAACTCGTGGGGGTGTGCAGCAATGCAAAAGAAGCGCAGCAACTGCTAAGCACGCAGGAAGTAGATGTAATGTTTCTCGATATACAACTGCCCGGCATCACCGGGCTGGGCTTGTTGCGCACATTGCAGGATCCGCCGCTGGTAGTGCTTACCACCGCTTATGCAGATTATGCATTGGAGAGTTATGATTATAACGTGGTTGATTACTTACTAAAGCCAATATCATTCGACAGGTTTAGCAAAGCATTGAATAAAATTGTAGATGGAAAGTTTTTAGACGACCGGCAGCCCACCATTATCAACAAACACAACGAACATATTTTTATTAAAAGCAGCAGCCGGTTTTATAAAGTAGATTTCTATAACATTATTTATGTAGAAGGCATGAAAGATTATGTAAAAATACATACGCACGAAAACATGCTGGTGACGCACCAAACCATGCAGGAGATGGAGCAGTTATTGCCTGCAGGTAAATTTATGCGCATACACAAATCTTATATCATTGCACTCAACCATGTAAAAAGCATTTTTGGTAATTCGATCGATATTGGTAAGGCAACCTTACCCATTGGCGTAAACTATAAAGAAAAAGTAATGGGCTTTATTGGTATGTGATTTATAAAACCGTGAAATGCATTGACAGACTAAGAATAATTGTTTACAGGCTGCATTACTACTATCGCCAACTGTTGTGTCACTCACTTGTACGGCAACAAATATTTCAGCAAGGCACAGTCATCCTGCGGTTATCCCTGCAACCTTTTATGCAAGATCATTTCGCACACGAAGCATCGTTGCTGCATATGGGTAAGAACGTACAAGTGAGTGACACAACAGGCGCTGAGCCATGCACTGCAGCCTGCTACATAAAAAATCTATTTACTTTCCGCCGTTAACGTTGCTGTGTTTTTGCCATAGTCAAAACTTCTTTCCACATCCATGGTTAATTTATTGCCATCAAAATGGCAGGTAAATGTTTCTGTATGCGGGCTTTCTATATAACGAAGCTTCAACTGTAAACTGTTATCATCTACCCAGGTGTAGCCGGCCATTGTTTTTGCGGGGTATAGCATGGCACGGTTTTCAAACCCCGCACCTGTAAGCGAGGGCCCGGGTTTATCGGTTGTGCCCGGCTGCCATTTGCCCGCTGCAAAATCAAACTCATACTTTGCCGTGTCTGTCGTTAGCGTTACATGGTACATGTCTTTTTTATAAGTAAAAGAGATGTTTTTCAGGTGCCTGTCATTTGCGGTAAACACATATTGCTTGCCGGCAATAGTTGTGGCCATTGCAGTATTGTTTTTTGCAGGTGGCGCCAGTGCAAGCGTTGCAAGCTTTTCTTTCAGCAGTTTTGCAGCGGCTTTATCTGTAGGTAATGCATTTTTTTGCATGGCAGGTAACAAGTATTTCCAAACAAGGTTTATCTCATCCTGCATATCCGGGGTTTCTGCTGTTATGGCAACTACAGCATCCTGCTCAGGCATAATAATCATGTATTGCCCAAATGCGCCATCACCACGTACTGCATTGTTTCTGCAGCGCCACATCTGGTAGCAATATCCCTGTATCCAATCATTGGCTGCTTTCTCTTCCGGCATTGCACCAGGCTTTTGCATGATCTGTGCGGTGGTAGCTTCTTCAACCCACGAGGCCGGCAGTATTTGTTTACCGTTCCACATACCTTTTTGAAGGAACAACTGCCCGAATCTTGCAATGTCTTCTGTTTTTACACGCAGGCCCCAGCCGCCGGTGTTTATGCCCTTTGTATCTTCTTCCCAGTCTGCACCGGTAATGCCCAGCGGGTCAAATAGCCGCGGCTTCAGGTAGTCAACAATTTTCTGGCCTGTTACTTTTTGTACAATGGCAGACAGCATGTAGGTACCAAGCGAATTGTACAGGAACGTTGTACCGGGATCATGCACTACCGGCGTGGTAAGAAAAGCGTGCACCCAGTTGCTGTCTACACCTATTTTAAAAGTTGGGTCGGGTTCCTGCCCGTCAGACATCATTAATACATCCTTTACAGTAAGGTCAGCAAGGTTTGCACTTATCGTATCCGGTAACTCGCCTTTGAAGAACGATGTTACTTTATCATTAACAGATAAAAGTTTTTCCTGCACGGCAAAGCCAACCGCTGTTGCGGTAAATGTTTTGCTGCAGGAGTATAAAGTATGTTTCAGGTTTGGCTTATAAGGGTTCCACCAACCTTCTGCAATTACATTTCCATGTCTTACAATCATAATGCTGTGAAATTCTGTTTTGCTTTTATTTGCTGCATCCAGGAATTCCAGTATCGCTTTTGATGATACGCCCTGTGCTTCAGGCTCGCTGCGTACCAGTGTTTGTGCAAAGCTGCCAAACGAGCAAAGTATACCAATCACTATTAAAGGGAAGAACTTACGGCAAGACATAAAGTTTGACATGATTTTTGTATTGAAGAATTGTGCTTTTGAGATTATACAAGTTAGCAGATTTTTCAGTTAACGGCGTATACTAACTTGCTTTCTTATCATATTATTTATACCTTATCGAAATATTTGTCCGCTTACTCATTTTTAAAACGTCATAGTACATTAACCGTAAAACTACATTGTATGAAAAAATTATCCACGCTCTTTATGGGCCTTGTCCTGTTAAGTTTCGCAATTAAACCTGCCGGTCTTACCGATGCAGAAAGAACAATGGCTGTCGACCTGCTGCAGCAAACTGAAGATGGCGTTATAAAAGCAGTTGCAGGCTTAAGTGAAGCACAGTTAAATTTTAAACCGGCTCCCGACAAATGGAGTGTGGCAGAATGTGTAAAGCATATTGCCGTTACGGAAGGTGGCTTATGGCAAATGACTGAAGGCACCATAAAAGCCGCACCCAATCCTGAAAAACGTGCCGAAATAAAGGCTACGGATGACCAGGTGGTACAAATGATCGAAAGCCGCGAGCATAAAGTAAAAACTGCACCAACAATGGAACCGCAGAACACAGAATACAAAACAATGGATGATGCTTTACAATCTTTTAAGACAAATCGTGGAAAGCTTATAGAATACGTAAAGACCACCAATGATGATCTGCGCAGCCATGTGGCAACATTGCCTTTTGGAACGTACGACAGTTACCAGCTGGTGTTGTTTATTGCCGCACACAGCAAACGCCACACAGCACAGATAGAAGAAGTAAAAGCTGACCCCAACTTTCCCAAAAATTAAGCCTGCTACACAAGCATAAAAAAACTCCGCGAAAGCGGGGTTTTTTTTATGCAATAAAGATGGTGAACCCGGCATTAGTACATGCATTAAGCCCGGTTGCGTCGCACTCTTGTGCTGTATAGCTTTTCTCAGCCCAGGCACAGTCTTCAAAAGTTGTGTGCAGTCCCGCAGCAGAAAGGCGCCGCACAACCATGTGTTTACAGGCATTTCATGCAGGTATTGATGCAGTTCATCGCTTTCATCGTCTGGCATGTATGACTGATACAGGAAATTTACACCAGCAAAAATTTGACTGTATGGCGTATCAAAACCAGGTGATCTATAACCCCGAAAACAAACAGCAGATCACCTTTATACAAACTGCTGCAGGTACCGGTGGCGCATTACTCGAGATGGTATCAGTATGGGGCGCACATTCGCCACAACCACCATTGCACTACCATCCTTTTCAGTCAGAAGAATTTTACGTTACCTCTGGTACTTTAACTGTAAGAATAGGTAACGACATAAAAGTATTGCAAAAGGGAGATTGTATACATATACCAAAGCATGAGCCACATGCCATGTGGAACAGCGGTAACGCAAATGCCGTTGCAAACTGGAAAGTAACACCTGCATTAAACACCGAATACTTATTTGAATGTGCCAGCCGCATTGCGATGGATAATGCACAAAAACAACAAAGCACTTCTTTGTTGCAAAAACTCAGGCTGGCTAAAGATTACAGGAATAGCTTCAGGCTGGCAAAGCCTTCTTACAAACTCCAAAGTGTTATCTTTTTCCTGATTACTCCTTTTATCTGCAATAGCAACCTTCATTGTAAAAACTACACTGACTGATCAGAGGTACAGATAATAATCTTTAAGCAGCGATGCAAAAGTTTCACTGTATTCCCGCTTGTTGTCACGGATGGTGATGGTGTCTTCCTGTGTGCAGGTCTTTTGTGAAGTTGCGAACAATAACATGCTTCTGAAGTAAGGGTGTTCCATTGTTTGTTTCACCAATACCTTTTGTTGCAGGTAAAGCCTGCGTTGCGCCATTTGTTCGAAATATGCACTGCGGTGAAAGGGCAGCAGCACCGCAAATAAGCCATCTGCTGCAAGATGGTCTGCGGCAAATTGCAACAACTCTTCCAGGCTTAATGCTGCACTGTGCAGGGCCAGGTTTCTTTTACAGTCTAAGCTCTTCAGGTCATTTTCAAAGAACGGTGGGTTGCTGATGATACAATCGTATTGATGTGCGGGTTTAAACGCCTGTATCGCTACATTGCAAAGCCTCAGCCTGTCCGCCCACGGCGAAGCCCGGAAGTTTTGCTGCGCCTGTACTGCAGCGTTGGTATCAATTTCAACAGCATCGAAAAAGGCATTGGTTTTTTGCGCCAGCATGAGTGATAACAAACCTGTACCTGTTCCAATATCAAGGATTTGTTTAAGCGCTTTGTCTTTTAGCTTCCCGGCCAGCCATGCACCAAACAGGCAGGCATCTGTGCACACCTTCATGGCACAAAGTTCCTGGTGAACCGTAAATTCTTTAAAACGGAAGAAGTTGTTTGGCATGCGCAGTACAAATATTTATAGCGCGAATTAAGTGAAATGCACGAATGAGACGAATTTTTTATTGCTGATGAGCTAAACGATCACCAGTAAGTGACAACCCCGTAATCGATGACTGCTGATACATGCGGCGATAGTACCGGAACTGCTGCATAAAGATATACAGTACAAGTGTGCGACGCAACCGGGCTCAATGCATGTACTGCAGCTGGGTACATAATTATGCTATAATAAAAAAGCTGTTTCGTAAAAAAAGAAACAGCTTCTATTACATGGTGGGACTTCAGTATTATTTATCTGCCGTTAAACTGGCAACAAGGTATTCTTTGTTCAACCTTGCTATGTTTTGCAGCGAGATTTCTTTGGGGCAGGTAGCTTCGCATGCGCCGGTGTTGGTGCAGGCGCCAAAACCCTCTTTATCCATTTGTGCTACCATGTTTACCACGCGTACTTTTCTTTCAGGCTCGCCCTGTGGTAAAAGTGCAAGGTGAGAAACTTTGGCGGACAGGAACAGCATAGCTGAACTGTTTTTGCATGCTGCCACGCAGGCACCGCAACCAATACAGGCTGCAGCAGCAAAAGACGCATCCGCTTTATCTTTCTCTATTGGTATTGCGTTGGCATCAACAGCATTACCGGTATTTACAGAAATATATCCACCTGCCTGCACTATGCGGTCGAATGCCGTTCTGTCTGTTACAAGGTCTTTGATAACAGGGAATGCATTGGCGCGCCATGGTTCCACTGTTATGGTATCACCATCTTTAAAGGCACGCATGTGCAACTGGCAGGTTGTATTTGCCTGCCATGGCCCGTGTGGCTTACCATCTATGTACATAGAGCACATACCGCAAATACCTTCACGGCAATCATGGTCGAATGCAACGGGATCTTTACCCTCGCTGATCAGCCTTTCATTCAGGACGTCGAACATTTCAAGGAAAGACATTTCAGATGAAATATCACCTACCTGGTAAGTCTCAAAATGTCCTGCATCGCTGCTGTTTTTTTGTCTCCACACTTTCAGTGTGAGATTCATATTGTAATGCTCCATAATAAAGCCCCTAACCCCAAAAGGGGAATTAAAGTTTAATTATATAAAGAACGATTGCTTTTGTTTTGTCTTTTCCCTGTACAGGCAAAGATTATTTGTAGCTTCTCTGGCTTGGTTTTACGACATCATAATTCAGTTCTTCCTTGTGCAGTTCCCACTGGTGTTCTGCTTTGAACTCCCATGCGGCAACATACATAAACTGGTCATCATGGCGCATTGCTTCGCCTTCATCTGTCTGGTGTTCTTCCCTGAAGTGGCCACCACAGCTTTCTTCGCGGTTCAGCGCATCGAGGCACATCAGTTCACCCAGTTCTATAAAGTCTGCTACCCGGCCGGCTTTATCAAGTTCCGGGTTCATTTCATTGATGCTGCCCGGTATCTTAACATCGCTCCAGAATTCTTTTTTCAACTGTTGTATTTCAGCTATTGCCTGTTTAAGGCCATCTGCATTACGTGCCATACCGCACTTGTCCCACATGATCTTGCCAAGGCGTTTATGCAAGCTTTCAACGGTTTGCTTGCCCTGTATACCCATTAAGGTATTGATGCGGTCTGATACTTTTTTCTCGGCTTCTTCAAATGCCGGGTGTGTTGTTGGTATAGCGGCAGTGCGGATATCGTCTGCCAGGTAATTACCTAGTGTGTAAGGAATAACAAAATATCCATCTGCCAAGCCCTGCATAAGCGCACTTGCACCCAGGCGGTTTGCACCGTGATCGCTAAAGTTGGCCTCGCCCAGTGCATATAAACCCGGCACTGTTGTCATCAGTTCGTAATCAACCCACAAGCCACCCATGGTATAATGTACTGCAGGATAAATACGCATAGGTACTTCGTAAGGGTTCTCGCCGGTAATCTTCTCATACATGTCAAAAAGGTTACCATACTTCTCCTTTACTACTTCTTTACCCATGGTAATAACTTCTTCTTTGCCTGCGCTGTCGTTACCCTGTTTGCCGGCTTCTATTTTACCATAACGTTCAATAGCTGCAGCGTAGTCAAGGTAAACAGCCTGTTTGCTTGATCCGACACCATAACCTGCATCGCACCTTTCTTTGGCAGCACGGCTGGCCACATCTCTTGGTACGAGGTTACCAAATGCAGGGTATCTTCTTTCCAGGTAATAGTCTCTTTCCTCTTCAGGTATCTCGTTTGGCCTGCGGGTGTCACCTTGTTTTTTAGGTACCCATATGCGACCATCGTTACGCAAAGACTCAGACATTAAGGTAAGCTTACTCTGGTGGTCTCCGCTTACAGGTATACATGTTGGATGTATCTGTGTAAAGCAAGGGTTACCAAAATAGGCACCTGCCTTATGTGCTTTCCATGCAGCAGTTACATTACTGCCCATAGCGTTGGTAGAAAGGTAAAAAACGTTGCCATATCCACCCGAGCAAAGCAGTACTGCATGCCCAAAATGTCTTTCCAGTTTACCATTGATAAGATCCCTGGCAATGATACCGCGTGCTTTGCCGTCGATCTTCACTACTTCAAGCATTTCGTGGCGGGTATACATTTTCACATTTCCAAGAGCTACCTGTCTTTCGAGTGCCTGGTAAGCACCTATGAGTAACTGCTGGCCGGTTTGGCCTGCAGCATAGAATGTTCTTTGTACCTGCGTGCCACCAAATGAGCGGTTACTTAACAGCCCGCCGTATTCACGTGCAAACGGAACGCCCTGCGCTACACACTGGTCTATAATGTTGGCGCTTACTTCTGCAAGCCTGTGTACATTGGCTTCACGGGCACGATAGTCACCGCCTTTTATAGTGTCGTAGAACAAACGGAATACGCTGTCTCCATCATTCTGGTAATTCTTCGCAGCATTGATGCCGCCCTGCGCAGCAATAGAGTGCGCACGGCGCGGCGA harbors:
- a CDS encoding sensor histidine kinase, which translates into the protein MEFDNDRIIRHKNKIEVFYWVLAALLYPLVNIFTLFTNNFTAAIFVALAAVIVLPLYITCSVWVLPVFLQKRKVWLLLSGVAIFIAAHLLLMLLYYFFRQVQTDESQSDYFIYATSTFLRESLWIIINLALAAGIFLLRKTMTEKDVAAALRKENNFYKLRYLRAQLNPHFLFNALNSIYSLSLQKSDNAPGAVIRLADVMRYLIYECNEEHIPLSKEIDFIKNYIEIEKIRFNADVKFTVEGGTEGILIEPFLFISFIENGFKHAMNNPEIKPFIYITIKVREEEIVLNVINNTDIDLETQAKRINGKGISGSKSLLELLYPSAYKLNIIQTNKDERQESKVRLKNAKERLESFYPDAHTLDVILKNNVFTVSLIIKRKAA
- a CDS encoding LytR/AlgR family response regulator transcription factor, which translates into the protein MIRCIIVEDEVLAQQVIQSHLQKVERFQLVGVCSNAKEAQQLLSTQEVDVMFLDIQLPGITGLGLLRTLQDPPLVVLTTAYADYALESYDYNVVDYLLKPISFDRFSKALNKIVDGKFLDDRQPTIINKHNEHIFIKSSSRFYKVDFYNIIYVEGMKDYVKIHTHENMLVTHQTMQEMEQLLPAGKFMRIHKSYIIALNHVKSIFGNSIDIGKATLPIGVNYKEKVMGFIGM
- a CDS encoding serine hydrolase domain-containing protein, whose protein sequence is MSCRKFFPLIVIGILCSFGSFAQTLVRSEPEAQGVSSKAILEFLDAANKSKTEFHSIMIVRHGNVIAEGWWNPYKPNLKHTLYSCSKTFTATAVGFAVQEKLLSVNDKVTSFFKGELPDTISANLADLTVKDVLMMSDGQEPDPTFKIGVDSNWVHAFLTTPVVHDPGTTFLYNSLGTYMLSAIVQKVTGQKIVDYLKPRLFDPLGITGADWEEDTKGINTGGWGLRVKTEDIARFGQLFLQKGMWNGKQILPASWVEEATTAQIMQKPGAMPEEKAANDWIQGYCYQMWRCRNNAVRGDGAFGQYMIIMPEQDAVVAITAETPDMQDEINLVWKYLLPAMQKNALPTDKAAAKLLKEKLATLALAPPAKNNTAMATTIAGKQYVFTANDRHLKNISFTYKKDMYHVTLTTDTAKYEFDFAAGKWQPGTTDKPGPSLTGAGFENRAMLYPAKTMAGYTWVDDNSLQLKLRYIESPHTETFTCHFDGNKLTMDVERSFDYGKNTATLTAESK
- a CDS encoding DinB family protein; protein product: MKKLSTLFMGLVLLSFAIKPAGLTDAERTMAVDLLQQTEDGVIKAVAGLSEAQLNFKPAPDKWSVAECVKHIAVTEGGLWQMTEGTIKAAPNPEKRAEIKATDDQVVQMIESREHKVKTAPTMEPQNTEYKTMDDALQSFKTNRGKLIEYVKTTNDDLRSHVATLPFGTYDSYQLVLFIAAHSKRHTAQIEEVKADPNFPKN
- a CDS encoding cupin domain-containing protein, yielding MAYQNQVIYNPENKQQITFIQTAAGTGGALLEMVSVWGAHSPQPPLHYHPFQSEEFYVTSGTLTVRIGNDIKVLQKGDCIHIPKHEPHAMWNSGNANAVANWKVTPALNTEYLFECASRIAMDNAQKQQSTSLLQKLRLAKDYRNSFRLAKPSYKLQSVIFFLITPFICNSNLHCKNYTD
- a CDS encoding tRNA1(Val) (adenine(37)-N6)-methyltransferase, with protein sequence MPNNFFRFKEFTVHQELCAMKVCTDACLFGAWLAGKLKDKALKQILDIGTGTGLLSLMLAQKTNAFFDAVEIDTNAAVQAQQNFRASPWADRLRLCNVAIQAFKPAHQYDCIISNPPFFENDLKSLDCKRNLALHSAALSLEELLQFAADHLAADGLFAVLLPFHRSAYFEQMAQRRLYLQQKVLVKQTMEHPYFRSMLLFATSQKTCTQEDTITIRDNKREYSETFASLLKDYYLYL
- a CDS encoding succinate dehydrogenase/fumarate reductase iron-sulfur subunit; translated protein: MNLTLKVWRQKNSSDAGHFETYQVGDISSEMSFLEMFDVLNERLISEGKDPVAFDHDCREGICGMCSMYIDGKPHGPWQANTTCQLHMRAFKDGDTITVEPWRANAFPVIKDLVTDRTAFDRIVQAGGYISVNTGNAVDANAIPIEKDKADASFAAAACIGCGACVAACKNSSAMLFLSAKVSHLALLPQGEPERKVRVVNMVAQMDKEGFGACTNTGACEATCPKEISLQNIARLNKEYLVASLTADK
- a CDS encoding fumarate reductase/succinate dehydrogenase flavoprotein subunit — translated: MLNAKIPAGPLDDKWTDYKGHCKLVNPANKRKIEVIVVGTGLAGASAAASLGELGYKVKAFCFQDSPRRAHSIAAQGGINAAKNYQNDGDSVFRLFYDTIKGGDYRAREANVHRLAEVSANIIDQCVAQGVPFAREYGGLLSNRSFGGTQVQRTFYAAGQTGQQLLIGAYQALERQVALGNVKMYTRHEMLEVVKIDGKARGIIARDLINGKLERHFGHAVLLCSGGYGNVFYLSTNAMGSNVTAAWKAHKAGAYFGNPCFTQIHPTCIPVSGDHQSKLTLMSESLRNDGRIWVPKKQGDTRRPNEIPEEERDYYLERRYPAFGNLVPRDVASRAAKERCDAGYGVGSSKQAVYLDYAAAIERYGKIEAGKQGNDSAGKEEVITMGKEVVKEKYGNLFDMYEKITGENPYEVPMRIYPAVHYTMGGLWVDYELMTTVPGLYALGEANFSDHGANRLGASALMQGLADGYFVIPYTLGNYLADDIRTAAIPTTHPAFEEAEKKVSDRINTLMGIQGKQTVESLHKRLGKIMWDKCGMARNADGLKQAIAEIQQLKKEFWSDVKIPGSINEMNPELDKAGRVADFIELGELMCLDALNREESCGGHFREEHQTDEGEAMRHDDQFMYVAAWEFKAEHQWELHKEELNYDVVKPSQRSYK